In Streptomyces sp. NBC_01426, one genomic interval encodes:
- a CDS encoding peptidoglycan-binding protein, which translates to MNEPGDVVVDPGGDVVDPGGGGPAGAADVGEDAADPGATDSGAADSDATDPGALGRGRRVVLGVVAGAALVAVGGLLATVLVKSPAQVAAETGPPAQGLLTAEVERRVLAQTVVTRGTVVADQSVDVAPQPRAGEGAGAAVVTKLPLKAGDTVAAGQLLAEVSGRPVFALKGTLPVYRDLRPGATGDDVAQLQQALRALGHGTGADAKGVFGAGTKAALTARYRAIGYDPLPAVADGGDAVKAARLTVRSAQWAVEDASAAAGEPSPGPGAGSPSAGPGSGTTGPASGTGGGKTGGGKTGGEGDSGRALARARQALADALAELASVEAADGPMLPASETVVLGSFPAQVSGIAGRVGGPVSGPLLTLSAGELVVETYLKDDKRQLLRAGMSVVIASEASGLDARGKVALVAAERSTGRPAGGQQPGQGGQGAQGDAAGKGGGDLGFRMVVRADRPLPPALAGQDVRLTVESAATDGEALVVPVTAVSATADGGTVVTAVGGDGTPRRIPVRVGTSGDGYVAVTPVRDGALTAGAKVVIGAAPKGGRDGEDGREPTGTGSARRPAE; encoded by the coding sequence GTGAACGAACCGGGGGACGTCGTGGTGGACCCGGGCGGGGACGTGGTGGACCCGGGCGGGGGCGGGCCGGCCGGCGCGGCCGATGTCGGGGAGGACGCGGCCGACCCCGGTGCGACCGACTCCGGCGCGGCCGACTCCGATGCGACCGACCCCGGTGCGCTCGGCCGGGGGCGTCGGGTGGTGCTCGGCGTCGTCGCCGGGGCCGCGCTCGTGGCGGTCGGCGGACTGTTGGCCACCGTGCTGGTGAAGTCGCCCGCGCAGGTCGCGGCGGAGACGGGACCGCCCGCACAGGGGTTGTTGACCGCGGAGGTCGAGCGGCGGGTGCTCGCGCAGACCGTCGTGACGCGCGGGACCGTCGTGGCCGACCAGAGCGTCGACGTGGCCCCCCAGCCGCGCGCCGGCGAGGGCGCCGGCGCGGCCGTCGTGACGAAGCTGCCGCTCAAGGCCGGGGACACGGTCGCGGCCGGACAGCTGTTGGCGGAGGTCTCCGGGCGGCCGGTGTTCGCCCTGAAGGGGACCCTGCCCGTCTACCGCGACCTCAGGCCGGGAGCCACCGGCGACGACGTCGCCCAGCTCCAGCAGGCGTTGCGCGCGCTGGGGCACGGGACCGGCGCCGACGCGAAGGGCGTGTTCGGGGCCGGTACGAAGGCCGCGCTCACCGCCCGCTACCGGGCCATCGGCTACGACCCGCTGCCCGCCGTGGCGGACGGCGGCGATGCGGTCAAGGCCGCGCGGCTGACCGTACGGTCGGCGCAGTGGGCCGTCGAGGACGCCTCGGCCGCGGCCGGGGAACCTTCCCCCGGTCCGGGCGCCGGCAGCCCCTCGGCCGGCCCCGGCAGCGGCACCACCGGCCCCGCTTCCGGCACCGGCGGTGGGAAGACCGGCGGTGGGAAGACCGGCGGCGAGGGCGACTCCGGTCGGGCCCTCGCGCGCGCCCGGCAGGCCCTCGCCGACGCCCTCGCCGAGCTGGCATCGGTCGAGGCCGCCGACGGACCGATGCTCCCCGCCTCCGAGACCGTGGTCCTCGGCTCCTTCCCCGCCCAGGTCAGCGGGATCGCCGGCCGGGTCGGCGGCCCCGTCTCCGGGCCGCTGCTCACCCTGTCCGCCGGTGAACTCGTCGTCGAGACGTACCTGAAGGACGACAAGAGGCAGCTCCTGCGCGCCGGCATGAGCGTGGTGATCGCCTCCGAGGCCAGCGGGCTCGATGCCCGGGGCAAGGTCGCGCTGGTCGCCGCCGAGCGCTCGACCGGCCGGCCCGCGGGCGGGCAGCAGCCCGGGCAGGGCGGCCAGGGAGCCCAGGGCGACGCCGCTGGCAAGGGCGGCGGCGATCTCGGCTTCCGCATGGTCGTCCGCGCGGACCGGCCGCTGCCCCCCGCCCTCGCCGGTCAGGACGTACGGCTGACCGTCGAGTCCGCCGCCACCGACGGGGAGGCCCTCGTCGTTCCCGTCACCGCGGTCTCCGCCACCGCGGACGGGGGCACGGTCGTCACCGCCGTGGGCGGCGACGGCACGCCGCGGCGCATCCCGGTCCGGGTGGGTACCAGTGGCGACGGCTACGTGGCGGTGACCCCGGTGCGCGACGGCGCCCTCACCGCCGGCGCCAAGGTCGTCATCGGGGCCGCCCCCAAGGGCGGGCGGGACGGCGAGGACGGGCGGGAACCGACGGGCACCGGGTCGGCGCGGAGGCCGGCCGAGTGA
- a CDS encoding ABC transporter ATP-binding protein translates to MRFPRARRRARGGPGDPGPDGPGSLDRPGSVDRPEAADRPDSPVIEFRAVALTYPGPPPVEALKSCDLTVRRGEFVTIVGPSGSGKSTFLNVAGLLDSPTSGHYLLDGIDTGRLPDHARTALRGRRIGFVFQSFHLLPHRSALENVSLAMLYTSVPRARRLARARAALDQVGLGHRASAVPGRLSGGERQRVAIARALVGRPSLLLCDEPTGNLDSANAASVLALLDELHAAGMTVMVITHDPEVAARGRRTVTVRDGRLRERVGP, encoded by the coding sequence GTGAGGTTCCCGCGCGCCCGCCGGCGAGCGCGTGGCGGACCGGGCGATCCCGGCCCGGACGGCCCCGGCTCCCTCGACCGCCCCGGCTCCGTCGACCGCCCCGAGGCCGCCGACCGCCCCGACTCCCCCGTCATCGAGTTCCGCGCGGTCGCCCTCACCTATCCGGGGCCGCCGCCCGTCGAGGCGCTGAAGTCCTGCGACCTGACGGTGCGCCGCGGGGAGTTCGTCACCATCGTCGGCCCCTCCGGCTCGGGGAAGTCCACCTTCCTCAACGTGGCGGGACTCCTGGACTCGCCCACCTCCGGCCACTACCTCCTCGACGGGATCGACACCGGGAGGTTGCCCGACCACGCCCGTACCGCCCTGCGCGGCCGCCGCATCGGGTTCGTGTTCCAGTCCTTCCACCTGCTGCCCCACCGAAGCGCCCTGGAGAACGTCTCCCTCGCCATGCTCTACACCTCCGTCCCGCGCGCGCGGCGCCTCGCCCGGGCCCGCGCCGCCCTCGACCAGGTCGGCCTCGGCCACCGGGCGTCGGCCGTCCCCGGTCGGCTCTCCGGCGGCGAACGCCAGCGCGTGGCCATCGCCCGGGCGCTCGTCGGACGGCCCTCGCTACTGCTGTGCGACGAGCCCACCGGCAACCTCGACTCCGCCAACGCCGCCTCCGTGCTGGCGCTGCTGGACGAACTGCACGCGGCCGGGATGACCGTCATGGTGATCACCCACGACCCCGAGGTCGCGGCCCGCGGCCGCCGGACCGTCACCGTCCGCGACGGCCGGCTGCGCGAGCGGGTGGGCCCGTGA